One genomic window of Actinoplanes lobatus includes the following:
- a CDS encoding dynamin family protein, with amino-acid sequence MSSSRLAVTRIQHGAIVGARKLFKQHRLDDHVARLDAALAAATNDRLVIVVVGEVQRGKSSLVNALTGRDVSPIGADVPAGAFLHVVPPSQELPDEGWALIGPDGRRQVPREDAVAFLGAGPGDSPDAAGHAEVAAVSRWLPGITLVDTPGVGGIESAHSRLARWEAARAGVLLMVTDAGQVLTAPELRFLAEAAEQVETVVFAVTKADRYADSGRQIVAANQELLRRHAPRFADAPMLAVSATLAAESREVEDPEIQPLLEQESNIAALAEVLRGRESDAHAIGLANVLRTALSGLHRLTGQLDGHRRALTAMPGNDDPVHAERAALERLQARKRRWRLDLERDLGRVRQSAARDITRLVDELRDRWRLRISREWSGVTEDGAAAVLAELNSEFLLIAAHVADRLRNDLLAAAAELFGSVDAAVAALQPVTAGIEVVLTPGRRKLDPRGGGFDPALANSALMGAGMAGKFGLAGTSAMGGPVGLVFGGAWFLLTLGARKLRVGRQKLDIALTESVTALRGDLIAAVDSAIRECRPELMIAVEDHLEAEIARIEVIVADAENAAGASATDRSNRLAALDRDLEAVADQRDLVERELDSLAAPGTSAGFGASDSRRPENTQGVDR; translated from the coding sequence GTGTCGTCGTCCCGTCTCGCCGTCACCCGGATTCAGCACGGGGCGATCGTCGGCGCCCGCAAATTGTTCAAACAGCACAGGCTGGACGACCATGTGGCGCGCCTGGACGCCGCACTGGCCGCGGCGACGAACGACCGGCTCGTGATCGTCGTCGTCGGTGAGGTGCAGCGTGGCAAGAGCTCGCTGGTCAACGCGCTGACCGGCCGCGACGTGTCCCCGATCGGCGCAGACGTCCCGGCCGGGGCGTTTCTGCACGTGGTGCCGCCGTCGCAGGAGCTGCCGGACGAGGGCTGGGCGCTGATCGGTCCGGACGGGCGGCGGCAGGTGCCGCGCGAGGACGCCGTGGCGTTTCTGGGTGCCGGCCCCGGCGACTCACCCGATGCGGCCGGCCATGCCGAGGTGGCGGCGGTCAGCCGCTGGCTGCCGGGCATCACGCTGGTGGACACCCCGGGCGTCGGCGGCATCGAGTCGGCGCACAGCCGCCTCGCCCGGTGGGAGGCCGCACGCGCGGGTGTGCTTCTCATGGTCACCGACGCCGGGCAGGTTCTCACCGCTCCGGAGCTACGGTTCCTGGCGGAGGCGGCCGAGCAGGTGGAGACGGTGGTGTTCGCGGTCACCAAGGCCGACCGCTACGCCGACTCGGGGCGGCAGATCGTGGCGGCGAACCAGGAGCTGCTGCGCCGGCACGCCCCCCGGTTCGCCGACGCGCCGATGCTCGCCGTCTCGGCGACGCTGGCGGCCGAGTCACGCGAGGTCGAGGACCCGGAGATCCAGCCGCTGCTGGAGCAGGAGTCGAACATCGCGGCGCTGGCCGAGGTGCTCCGCGGTCGGGAGTCGGATGCCCACGCGATCGGGCTGGCCAACGTGCTGCGCACCGCTCTCTCCGGGCTGCACCGGCTCACCGGGCAGCTGGACGGTCACCGCCGCGCTCTCACCGCGATGCCCGGGAACGACGATCCGGTCCACGCCGAACGCGCGGCGCTGGAGCGGCTGCAGGCCCGCAAACGCCGATGGCGCCTCGACCTGGAACGCGACCTGGGCAGGGTACGTCAGTCGGCCGCCCGCGACATCACCCGGCTCGTCGACGAGCTGCGCGACCGCTGGCGGCTGCGGATCAGCCGGGAGTGGAGCGGTGTCACCGAGGACGGTGCCGCCGCCGTGCTCGCGGAGCTGAACAGCGAGTTCCTCCTGATCGCGGCACACGTCGCCGACCGGTTGCGCAACGACCTGCTGGCGGCCGCCGCGGAGCTGTTCGGCAGCGTCGACGCCGCGGTCGCGGCGCTGCAACCGGTGACCGCCGGGATCGAGGTCGTCCTGACCCCCGGCCGCCGGAAGCTGGACCCGCGTGGGGGCGGGTTCGATCCGGCTCTGGCCAACTCGGCGCTCATGGGAGCGGGTATGGCCGGCAAGTTCGGGCTGGCGGGGACGTCCGCGATGGGCGGGCCGGTGGGCCTGGTGTTCGGGGGCGCCTGGTTCCTGCTGACCCTGGGCGCCCGCAAGCTGCGCGTCGGCCGGCAGAAGCTCGACATCGCCCTCACCGAGTCCGTCACGGCGCTGCGCGGCGACCTCATCGCCGCGGTGGACTCCGCGATCCGCGAGTGCCGCCCGGAGCTGATGATCGCCGTCGAGGACCACCTGGAGGCGGAGATCGCGCGGATCGAGGTGATCGTGGCCGATGCCGAGAACGCGGCTGGGGCTTCGGCCACCGACCGCAGTAACCGCCTGGCCGCGCTGGATCGTGACCTCGAGGCCGTGGCCGACCAACGGGACCTCGTCGAACGCGAACTCGATTCGCTGGCGGCGCCGGGAACATCGGCGGGATTCGGCGCATCAGACTCGCGACGACCGGAGAACACGCAGGGAGTGGACCGATGA
- a CDS encoding tetratricopeptide repeat protein, which translates to MTGAHAEPADRIRQALHLAQIGRASAAVPLLRQLLAEDPGDVAALRALAHCLHQAGHHDEMLSVAEQAAALVPADPIVHRQRAMALLELRRTGAALDAATEARRLDPHDFRNDVTLAQALLAAGGTARIVAAGAAADRARRLAPQEPIAHLVAGDALRRMADFRRARQAYRTALALDPENADTLHRLGAVDADRGRALRSSALLGDTLRAAPHDPDVLHTATSGARRALWLLTDAATVPLVVAVVVAAACREQVAGTSGALLAVAPVLLGVAAAAAFLRWRWRRLAAATRTLIRRNLWRVTFAFAVLRLAAITLSGLLIVVDPAPGSGSGLRAVATPLTTVPLLLLMLRVRNRFAAEFYFLLRRCWFRLRVRWAGR; encoded by the coding sequence GTGACGGGTGCTCACGCGGAACCGGCCGACCGGATCCGCCAGGCTCTGCACCTGGCCCAGATCGGGCGGGCGAGCGCCGCCGTGCCGCTGTTGCGGCAGCTGTTGGCCGAGGACCCCGGCGACGTCGCGGCCTTGCGGGCGCTCGCCCACTGCCTGCACCAGGCCGGCCATCACGACGAGATGCTCAGCGTCGCCGAGCAGGCGGCCGCGCTCGTCCCGGCCGATCCCATCGTCCACCGCCAGCGGGCCATGGCGCTGCTGGAGCTGCGCCGCACCGGCGCGGCCCTCGACGCCGCCACCGAAGCGCGGCGGCTCGACCCGCACGACTTCCGCAACGACGTCACGCTGGCGCAGGCGCTGCTCGCGGCCGGTGGGACAGCCCGGATCGTGGCGGCGGGGGCGGCCGCGGACCGCGCCCGGCGGCTGGCGCCGCAGGAGCCGATCGCGCATCTGGTGGCGGGCGATGCGTTACGGCGGATGGCCGACTTCCGGCGGGCCCGGCAGGCCTACCGTACGGCCCTGGCGCTGGATCCGGAGAACGCCGACACGTTGCACCGGCTGGGCGCCGTCGATGCCGACCGGGGCCGGGCGCTGCGTTCGTCGGCGCTGCTCGGCGACACCCTGCGTGCGGCCCCGCACGACCCGGACGTGCTGCACACTGCCACGTCGGGTGCCCGCCGGGCCCTGTGGCTGCTGACCGACGCGGCGACGGTGCCGCTGGTCGTCGCGGTCGTCGTGGCCGCCGCCTGCCGGGAGCAGGTGGCCGGGACCTCGGGCGCGCTGCTCGCCGTGGCGCCGGTGCTGCTCGGGGTGGCCGCGGCCGCGGCGTTCCTGCGGTGGCGATGGCGCCGGCTGGCAGCGGCGACCCGTACGCTGATCCGCCGTAATCTGTGGCGGGTGACATTCGCGTTCGCGGTGCTGCGGTTGGCCGCGATCACGCTGAGCGGGTTGCTGATCGTCGTGGATCCCGCACCGGGATCGGGCTCGGGGCTGCGGGCGGTGGCGACGCCTCTGACGACGGTCCCGCTGCTGCTGCTGATGCTGCGGGTGCGGAACCGGTTCGCCGCCGAGTTCTACTTTCTGCTGCGGCGGTGCTGGTTCCGGCTGCGGGTGCGGTGGGCGGGCCGCTGA
- a CDS encoding SMI1/KNR4 family protein, producing the protein MVPLCRGGGCTAAGLRAAVYGGVVINSDWSDVRARLAALSIHPNSGSIFGANDHQWRLEPPVTDHELAELESQLGIELPGEYRTFLLHVGRGGAGPAYGLFPLRRVEGRWHWEGDGADLTDLATLSQPFPRTEAFNPADGLPDPPDEDDFDSEEQFNEAEDVYWRHHDDVTCAPEHSIGLLYLCHLGCALREVLVISGPARGQMWADDTADDGGFRPLCEPDGRPTGFAHWYRRWLKEAEDQIQHR; encoded by the coding sequence ATGGTGCCCCTTTGCCGAGGCGGAGGCTGCACGGCAGCGGGGCTACGAGCAGCGGTCTATGGTGGCGTGGTGATTAACTCGGACTGGTCGGACGTACGTGCTCGCCTGGCCGCACTGTCCATCCATCCAAACTCGGGCTCAATCTTTGGAGCCAACGACCATCAGTGGCGACTTGAGCCTCCTGTCACGGACCATGAGTTGGCCGAGTTGGAGTCACAGCTGGGCATCGAGCTACCCGGCGAGTACCGGACTTTTCTCCTACACGTCGGCAGGGGAGGCGCGGGACCTGCATACGGCCTGTTCCCGCTCCGCCGTGTCGAGGGCCGATGGCATTGGGAGGGAGATGGCGCGGACCTTACTGATCTAGCTACGTTGAGCCAGCCGTTCCCGCGTACCGAGGCGTTCAACCCGGCCGATGGCCTACCCGATCCGCCGGACGAGGACGACTTCGACTCAGAGGAGCAATTCAACGAGGCCGAGGACGTCTATTGGCGGCACCACGATGACGTCACCTGCGCGCCCGAGCACTCCATCGGGTTGCTCTATCTCTGTCACCTCGGTTGCGCCCTCCGTGAGGTACTCGTGATCAGCGGGCCCGCACGTGGCCAGATGTGGGCAGACGACACCGCCGACGACGGCGGCTTTCGACCGCTTTGCGAGCCGGATGGCAGGCCTACCGGATTCGCTCACTGGTACCGCCGATGGCTCAAAGAAGCAGAGGATCAAATCCAACACAGATAA
- a CDS encoding ISAs1 family transposase, whose protein sequence is MEFFTLHDHRGLHPPMASSLISALTVTTPGPDTPTRPVTDSERRGLLDAVSLVPDPRNPRGIRYPLAALLTVAVCAVLAGASSFTAITDWLYDLDEPAQARLGFTRGIPAGTTVWRLLTRLDDALVSAVLAGWLRARAQPAPERPHRYRTVIAVDGKTLRGARLAEGRQVHLLSALDTSTGIVLAQVTVDTKSNEIPAFTPLLNAVEKILGDLAGVLFVADALHTQTDHARQITARGAHLLLQAKGNQPTLFAQLKAVPWAQIPVGDRTRDRGHGRKETRTVKAVTVHIPGGIAFPHAQQAVRITRTRTVDGKTSRETAYLITSLPAAHAQPADLQKWARAEWLIENQVHNVRDVTFREDQHQARTGTGPAIMATLRNTAIGWHRINGATNIARANRRADRRSNDLIQAVTSIYPNTQ, encoded by the coding sequence ATGGAGTTCTTCACGCTGCACGACCACCGAGGACTCCACCCGCCGATGGCATCATCTCTGATCTCCGCACTGACCGTGACTACCCCTGGGCCGGACACGCCTACAAGGCCGGTCACCGACAGTGAACGCCGAGGACTCCTCGACGCCGTAAGCCTGGTCCCGGACCCGCGGAACCCTCGTGGCATCCGGTATCCCCTGGCAGCGTTGCTGACCGTCGCGGTCTGCGCGGTCCTGGCCGGCGCCTCATCGTTCACTGCGATCACCGACTGGCTGTACGACCTCGACGAACCTGCGCAGGCCCGACTCGGGTTCACCCGTGGAATACCGGCCGGAACAACGGTGTGGCGACTGTTGACCCGCCTCGATGACGCCCTGGTCAGCGCGGTCCTGGCCGGCTGGCTTCGCGCTCGGGCGCAGCCGGCGCCCGAACGGCCGCACCGCTACCGGACGGTGATCGCCGTCGACGGCAAAACACTCAGGGGCGCCCGGCTGGCTGAGGGGCGTCAGGTGCATCTGCTGTCCGCGCTGGACACCAGCACCGGCATCGTTCTGGCCCAAGTCACCGTCGACACCAAGTCGAACGAAATCCCAGCATTCACCCCGCTACTCAACGCCGTCGAGAAAATCCTCGGCGACCTGGCCGGGGTGCTGTTCGTCGCCGACGCACTGCATACCCAGACCGATCACGCCCGGCAGATCACCGCCCGCGGAGCCCACCTGCTCCTGCAGGCAAAAGGCAACCAGCCCACCCTGTTCGCCCAGCTCAAGGCCGTTCCCTGGGCACAAATCCCGGTCGGTGACCGGACCCGCGATCGTGGCCACGGCCGCAAAGAGACCCGCACCGTCAAAGCCGTCACTGTGCACATCCCGGGCGGTATCGCGTTTCCGCACGCCCAGCAGGCCGTCCGGATCACCCGTACCCGCACCGTCGACGGCAAGACCAGCCGCGAGACCGCCTACCTGATCACCTCCCTGCCCGCCGCCCACGCCCAACCCGCCGACCTGCAGAAATGGGCGAGAGCAGAATGGCTGATCGAAAACCAGGTACACAACGTCCGAGATGTCACGTTCCGTGAAGACCAACATCAAGCCCGGACCGGCACCGGACCCGCCATCATGGCCACCCTGCGTAACACCGCCATCGGCTGGCACCGCATCAACGGCGCAACCAACATCGCCCGCGCCAACCGACGCGCTGACCGCCGCTCAAACGACCTCATACAGGCCGTGACCAGCATCTATCCCAACACGCAATGA
- a CDS encoding flagellar M-ring protein FliF C-terminal domain-containing protein has translation MTDTSNDLQSPAGQARSRLRWKILTIVAVLALLTGGIFLATRPSGPTALTAQTTKPVASTGPVTVTDPQTLAFQTRLDHSLQTMLDSVLGPGNSVVTTTATLDFVQVAPTVSDSAASDWVLGPDNIQVPDGSNSAAAGRDETGETFGNAVNETNEVRSSAPGVVKRLVIVVQMNIAVASDVDPAQVEQLVGTAAGIDPDRGDSVTVLT, from the coding sequence ATGACTGACACGTCGAACGATCTTCAGTCACCCGCGGGTCAAGCACGCAGCCGGCTCAGGTGGAAGATCCTCACCATCGTCGCAGTCCTTGCCCTGCTCACCGGGGGTATCTTCCTAGCCACCCGGCCATCTGGACCGACTGCCCTCACGGCGCAGACGACAAAGCCGGTAGCGAGCACTGGGCCGGTCACCGTCACCGACCCGCAGACGCTCGCGTTTCAAACTCGGCTCGACCACTCGCTGCAGACCATGCTGGACAGCGTGCTTGGCCCAGGAAACAGCGTGGTCACCACGACTGCCACGCTCGACTTCGTTCAGGTTGCCCCAACAGTCAGCGATTCTGCTGCCTCGGACTGGGTGCTCGGCCCGGACAACATTCAGGTTCCTGACGGCAGCAATTCAGCGGCTGCCGGACGGGACGAGACCGGAGAGACCTTCGGCAACGCGGTCAACGAGACCAACGAGGTTCGCAGCAGCGCACCTGGTGTGGTCAAGCGGCTCGTCATCGTCGTGCAGATGAACATCGCTGTTGCCAGCGATGTCGACCCTGCCCAGGTGGAGCAACTGGTTGGCACCGCCGCCGGTATCGACCCTGATCGCGGCGACTCGGTCACAGTCCTGACCTAA
- a CDS encoding DUF397 domain-containing protein, whose protein sequence is MIEVKGMQVDEAELAGASWRKSSRSGAAGHCVEVAAVRQAIAVRDSKNPDREPLIFTTAEWDAFVGGAKDGEFDLS, encoded by the coding sequence GTGATCGAGGTCAAGGGGATGCAGGTCGACGAGGCCGAGCTGGCCGGCGCCAGTTGGCGCAAGAGCAGCCGGTCCGGCGCGGCCGGACATTGTGTAGAGGTCGCGGCCGTCAGGCAGGCGATCGCGGTCCGCGACTCGAAGAACCCGGACAGAGAGCCGCTGATCTTCACCACAGCGGAGTGGGATGCGTTCGTGGGCGGCGCGAAGGATGGCGAGTTCGACCTGAGCTGA